In Sulfitobacter sp. M39, the following proteins share a genomic window:
- the uraH gene encoding hydroxyisourate hydrolase produces MANGYLTTHVLDTARGRPAGGLEITLYRIEGANRMKLVQMTTNADGRTDTPILPKGQFAAGTYELVFEAGAYLDAIGAEPEAPRFLDQIPLRFGISDADAHYHVPLLLSPFGYSTYRGS; encoded by the coding sequence ATGGCAAACGGCTATTTGACGACGCATGTTCTGGACACCGCACGCGGCCGCCCCGCAGGCGGGCTGGAAATCACGCTTTACCGGATCGAAGGGGCCAACCGCATGAAGCTGGTGCAGATGACCACCAATGCTGACGGTCGCACCGACACGCCGATCTTGCCCAAGGGCCAGTTTGCGGCTGGCACGTATGAGCTGGTGTTCGAAGCCGGTGCCTATCTTGATGCCATCGGAGCGGAGCCCGAAGCACCGCGTTTCCTTGACCAGATCCCCCTGCGCTTTGGCATTTCGGATGCGGATGCGCATTATCACGTGCCCCTTTTGCTATCGCCGTTCGGCTATTCAACCTATCGCGGCAGCTGA
- a CDS encoding ureidoglycolate lyase: MSLREITVQPLTAVAFAPFGEVLDASGAPDRIINAGLCGRHHDLAKLDFGPDGRAGISIFNAQARSLPYQLDLLERHPEGSQAFLPLTGEPFLVIVAPDEGDTPGAPLAFMTAPHQGVNFHRGTWHGVLTPLAEPGLFAVVDRIGTSPNLDEYPLDPPYVIKG; encoded by the coding sequence GTGAGCCTGCGCGAGATCACCGTTCAGCCGCTGACCGCTGTCGCCTTCGCCCCTTTCGGTGAAGTGCTGGACGCGTCGGGTGCGCCGGACCGGATCATCAACGCGGGGCTTTGTGGGCGGCACCATGATCTGGCAAAGCTCGATTTCGGGCCCGACGGTCGCGCGGGCATCAGCATCTTTAACGCGCAGGCCCGTAGCCTGCCGTACCAGTTGGACCTGCTTGAACGGCACCCCGAAGGGTCGCAAGCCTTCCTCCCGCTGACGGGCGAGCCGTTTCTCGTGATCGTAGCACCTGACGAGGGCGATACCCCCGGCGCACCGCTGGCTTTCATGACCGCGCCGCATCAGGGCGTGAACTTTCACCGCGGCACATGGCACGGCGTGCTTACCCCTTTGGCAGAGCCCGGGCTTTTCGCCGTGGTGGACCGCATCGGGACCAGCCCCAACCTTGACGAATACCCGCTTGACCCGCCTTATGTG
- a CDS encoding bifunctional allantoicase/(S)-ureidoglycine aminohydrolase, whose translation MTYAFPPGGLPDQTVSPESTAVFTDAYAVIPASVQRDIVTSLLPEWVNTRAWVLARPLTGFAETFAQYAVELAPEGGSDTPEPDTQAQAVLFVATGRARLTLDGQRYDLVAGSYAYIPPAAKWTLWNTGDTPCGLHWVRKRYVPVDGMDAPEAFVTHDDEVAPIAMPDTDGAWATQRFADPGDLRHDMHVNIVTFQPGGRIPFAETHVMEHGLYVIQGTADYLLNRDWVPVEAGDFMWLRAFCPQACIATGQEPFRYLLYKDVNRHMPLSL comes from the coding sequence ATGACCTATGCCTTCCCCCCCGGCGGTCTGCCGGACCAGACGGTCTCTCCTGAAAGCACGGCTGTGTTCACGGACGCCTACGCGGTGATCCCTGCCTCGGTGCAGCGGGACATCGTAACCAGCTTGCTGCCCGAATGGGTGAACACACGCGCGTGGGTGCTGGCGCGGCCGCTGACCGGATTTGCCGAAACCTTCGCGCAATACGCGGTAGAGCTTGCCCCCGAGGGTGGCAGCGACACACCCGAGCCGGACACGCAGGCGCAAGCGGTCTTGTTTGTGGCCACAGGCCGCGCGCGGTTGACGCTTGACGGGCAGAGGTATGATCTGGTGGCAGGGTCTTACGCCTATATTCCCCCTGCGGCCAAATGGACGCTGTGGAACACCGGCGATACGCCTTGCGGCTTGCACTGGGTGCGCAAGCGCTATGTGCCCGTGGACGGCATGGATGCGCCTGAGGCATTCGTAACCCACGACGACGAAGTCGCGCCGATTGCCATGCCCGATACTGATGGCGCTTGGGCGACCCAGCGTTTCGCGGACCCAGGCGATCTGCGCCACGATATGCACGTCAATATCGTGACCTTCCAGCCCGGCGGGCGCATCCCTTTCGCAGAGACCCATGTGATGGAACACGGGCTCTACGTCATTCAGGGCACGGCAGATTATTTGCTGAACCGCGACTGGGTGCCGGTAGAGGCGGGCGATTTCATGTGGCTACGCGCTTTTTGTCCGCAGGCCTGTATCGCAACGGGGCAAGAACCCTTCCGCTATCTGTTGTATAAGGATGTGAACCGCCACATGCCGCTGTCGCTGTGA
- the puuE gene encoding allantoinase PuuE: protein MTRYPRDFHGYGPTPPDAQWPGGARIAVQFVLNYEEGGENCLLHGDAASEAFLSEIVGAAPWPGQRHWNMESIYDYGARAGFWRLHRLFTGADIPVTVYGVATALARSPQQVEAMTQADWEIASHGLKWIDYKDHTAEVESADMDEAIRLHREVVGTAPRGWYTGRSSVNTVALAAETGAFDYISDTYDDDLPYWMQVAGRDQLIIPYTLDCNDMRFATPQGFNSGDQFYAYLRDTFDALYAEGSAGQAKMMSVGLHCRLIGRPGRIQALKRFIDYIKGFEGVWTPRRIDIADHWRATHPPQPRLRLDQMDRASFVAKFGGVFEHSPWIAERAYELELGPAHNSVAGIHNALARMFRSATRAERLGVLTAHPDLAGKLAAAKRLTAESTQEQASAGLDALTDAERTRFETLNSQYVAKHGFPFIIAVKDHDKDGILRQFETRIANATEDEFTSACAQVERIARLRLEDML, encoded by the coding sequence ATGACACGCTACCCTCGTGATTTTCACGGCTACGGCCCCACACCGCCTGATGCACAATGGCCGGGCGGCGCGCGGATCGCGGTGCAATTCGTGCTGAACTATGAAGAAGGCGGCGAGAACTGTCTGCTTCACGGGGATGCCGCGTCAGAGGCCTTCTTGTCCGAAATCGTCGGGGCCGCCCCTTGGCCGGGGCAACGTCACTGGAACATGGAATCCATCTATGACTACGGCGCGCGGGCGGGCTTTTGGCGGTTGCACCGTCTGTTCACGGGTGCGGATATCCCTGTTACCGTTTATGGCGTCGCCACCGCCTTGGCGCGGTCCCCGCAGCAGGTAGAGGCGATGACCCAAGCCGACTGGGAGATCGCAAGCCACGGGCTTAAGTGGATCGACTACAAGGATCACACCGCCGAGGTCGAAAGCGCCGATATGGACGAGGCGATCCGACTGCACCGCGAGGTGGTCGGTACAGCACCGCGTGGCTGGTACACGGGGCGCAGCTCTGTGAACACGGTTGCGCTGGCGGCAGAGACGGGGGCCTTCGACTATATCTCGGATACATACGACGATGATCTGCCCTATTGGATGCAGGTGGCAGGGCGCGACCAGCTGATTATCCCCTATACGCTTGATTGCAACGACATGCGCTTTGCCACGCCACAGGGTTTTAACTCGGGCGATCAATTCTATGCCTATCTGCGCGATACCTTCGATGCGCTTTATGCCGAAGGCAGCGCCGGGCAGGCCAAAATGATGTCGGTCGGGTTGCATTGCCGTCTGATCGGGCGGCCCGGACGGATACAGGCGCTGAAACGCTTTATCGACTATATCAAAGGGTTCGAGGGCGTCTGGACGCCGCGCCGCATCGATATTGCCGACCATTGGCGCGCAACCCATCCGCCTCAGCCGCGCCTGCGTCTGGACCAGATGGACCGCGCCAGTTTTGTCGCGAAATTCGGCGGGGTGTTCGAACATTCACCGTGGATCGCCGAACGCGCCTACGAGCTTGAACTAGGCCCCGCGCATAACTCTGTCGCGGGGATACATAATGCTTTGGCACGGATGTTCCGGTCGGCGACGCGGGCGGAACGCTTGGGCGTGCTAACCGCGCACCCCGATCTGGCGGGCAAGCTAGCGGCGGCCAAACGGCTGACGGCTGAAAGCACGCAAGAACAAGCCAGCGCCGGGCTGGACGCCTTGACCGATGCCGAGCGTACGCGCTTTGAGACGTTGAACAGCCAATATGTCGCGAAACACGGGTTTCCCTTTATCATCGCGGTGAAGGATCACGACAAGGACGGCATCCTGCGCCAGTTCGAGACCCGCATCGCCAACGCAACCGAAGATGAATTTACCAGCGCATGCGCGCAGGTCGAACGGATCGCGCGGCTGCGGTTGGAGGATATGCTATGA